In the genome of Bacillus sp. S3, one region contains:
- a CDS encoding SDR family NAD(P)-dependent oxidoreductase — MSKLAGKVAVITGGAGGIGKETAELFLREGAKVVLVGRSEESLQQTRVELESYGEVIAVTADVSKEADTIHYVKTAVDHFGKIDIFFNNAGIEGRIAPLIEQTVEEFDEVMNINVRGVFLGLKHVLPVMMEQGSGSIINTASDASWMGYPTLSPYVASKHAVVGLTKTAALEAASKNVRVNSIHPTSVNTRMMRSIEERTYPNRPEQAKEEYTQIIPFGRYAEPIEIAKLVLFLASDDSSFISGSQYRIDGGLSANSN, encoded by the coding sequence ATGTCTAAATTAGCTGGAAAAGTCGCCGTGATTACTGGCGGTGCAGGCGGGATTGGCAAGGAAACCGCTGAATTATTTTTAAGAGAAGGTGCAAAGGTAGTTTTAGTAGGCAGGTCCGAAGAATCCCTTCAACAAACAAGGGTTGAACTGGAATCATATGGTGAGGTTATTGCCGTAACCGCAGATGTTTCCAAAGAAGCGGATACCATTCATTATGTTAAAACGGCCGTGGATCACTTTGGCAAGATTGATATCTTTTTCAATAATGCAGGCATTGAAGGGAGGATTGCCCCTTTAATTGAACAAACTGTCGAGGAATTTGATGAAGTAATGAATATTAATGTCCGCGGTGTCTTTTTGGGATTAAAGCATGTGCTGCCCGTCATGATGGAACAAGGCAGCGGGAGCATTATCAATACCGCGTCAGATGCAAGCTGGATGGGGTATCCGACCTTATCACCGTACGTAGCATCCAAACATGCTGTTGTAGGTCTGACAAAAACAGCCGCTTTGGAAGCAGCCAGTAAAAACGTCCGGGTGAACTCCATTCATCCGACAAGTGTCAATACAAGAATGATGCGGTCCATCGAGGAAAGAACGTATCCCAATCGTCCGGAACAAGCCAAAGAAGAATATACACAAATTATTCCTTTCGGAAGATACGCCGAGCCAATTGAAATCGCCAAATTGGTGCTATTTCTTGCTTCGGATGACAGCTCCTTTATTAGCGGCAGCCAGTATCGAATTGACGGCGGATTGTCGGCTAATTCCAATTAA
- a CDS encoding sigma-54 interaction domain-containing protein, with the protein MFAASIGSMIRSFVDGVIVLNDGFEILWYDVDSVIPLDITDGDHLLEIIPYTEEQLIGNETFSITVNNRKLDIKVKKFAADLDYTIICIEDPINLTTNQKTRLYCLEKIVDTLREGVMMSDHIGKIVLYNDAQEKLESLDSREIIGKPLWEAYNYNPQYSEHKHTFKTGKPIFSRYRAHSTVNGVPKYVNYSTYPIQRDGETIAVFSLSTNESNLKNWLHQTIELKRQVEHEDPNHRPHKNGTTFSFDDIKGKSMALKNLIHEAENIAIHNTDVLIVGETGTGKELFAQSMHNHSLRADSPFVAINCAAIPETLLESTLFGTVKGAFTGATNQIGLFEYAKKGTLFLDEINSMPITLQSKLIRVLQERLVRRVGSNEVTQVECTIISASNEDPEKLIECGKMRLDLFYRLAHTSLYITPLRERTEDIHFFIHYFLNKYRKKFNKSVPDLSQELLSLLLQYQWPGNTRELEHLIENLIIRASDSDETIDIEHLPAYMKKKIISNQSVTVSKQKELKRNPLKSIFSNSQVHYIQKTLDETAWNISKAAKTLGITRQSLQYHIKKHGLVKP; encoded by the coding sequence TTGTTTGCAGCATCTATCGGTTCAATGATAAGAAGTTTTGTAGATGGAGTAATTGTGTTAAATGACGGATTTGAAATACTTTGGTATGACGTTGATTCAGTTATTCCCTTAGATATCACCGATGGCGATCATTTACTCGAAATTATCCCTTACACCGAGGAACAGTTAATAGGAAATGAAACATTTTCCATCACTGTTAACAATAGAAAGCTGGATATTAAGGTAAAAAAATTTGCTGCCGATTTGGACTATACCATTATTTGTATCGAAGATCCCATCAATCTCACAACAAATCAGAAAACTAGACTATATTGCCTCGAAAAAATTGTGGATACCCTCAGGGAAGGCGTAATGATGAGTGATCATATTGGAAAGATTGTTCTTTATAATGACGCCCAGGAAAAACTAGAGAGTTTAGACAGCAGAGAAATTATCGGAAAACCTCTCTGGGAAGCATACAATTATAACCCGCAATATTCCGAACATAAACATACTTTTAAAACAGGGAAACCCATTTTCTCCAGATATCGGGCACATTCAACAGTGAATGGTGTACCGAAGTATGTCAATTATAGTACCTACCCGATCCAAAGGGACGGGGAAACGATAGCCGTTTTTTCCCTAAGTACGAATGAATCAAATCTCAAGAATTGGCTCCATCAAACGATAGAATTAAAAAGGCAGGTGGAGCATGAGGACCCGAATCATCGACCTCACAAGAATGGCACTACTTTTTCTTTTGATGATATAAAAGGAAAAAGTATGGCATTAAAAAACTTAATTCATGAAGCTGAAAATATTGCTATACATAATACTGACGTGTTAATTGTCGGAGAAACAGGAACAGGAAAAGAATTATTTGCTCAAAGTATGCATAATCACAGTCTAAGAGCAGATAGCCCGTTCGTTGCCATTAACTGTGCTGCGATCCCTGAAACCCTTCTAGAGAGCACGTTATTCGGGACAGTGAAAGGAGCGTTTACAGGGGCGACTAACCAGATAGGGCTATTCGAATATGCCAAGAAAGGAACTCTTTTTCTTGACGAAATAAACTCTATGCCCATTACGTTACAATCTAAATTAATACGTGTTTTACAGGAACGGCTAGTCCGAAGGGTTGGGTCAAACGAGGTTACACAGGTTGAATGTACCATTATTAGTGCATCCAACGAAGATCCTGAAAAGTTAATCGAATGTGGAAAAATGCGCCTGGACTTGTTTTACAGGCTCGCCCACACTAGTCTCTATATTACGCCATTGCGGGAACGAACAGAAGATATTCACTTTTTCATTCATTATTTTCTTAACAAATATCGAAAAAAATTTAACAAATCTGTTCCAGACCTTTCTCAGGAATTGCTTTCATTGCTCCTTCAATATCAATGGCCCGGCAACACGAGAGAACTCGAGCATTTAATCGAAAATTTGATCATTCGTGCAAGTGACTCAGACGAGACCATTGATATAGAGCATCTTCCTGCCTATATGAAGAAAAAAATAATTTCGAATCAGTCCGTTACTGTTAGTAAACAAAAGGAACTAAAAAGGAATCCATTAAAATCAATTTTTTCCAACTCACAAGTTCATTATATCCAAAAGACGTTGGATGAAACTGCCTGGAACATCTCGAAGGCTGCTAAAACATTAGGAATCACAAGGCAAAGCTTACAGTATCATATTAAAAAGCATGGTTTGGTTAAACCTTGA
- the hutU gene encoding urocanate hydratase — MSKPEILYSVKAQRGPELRCKGWRQESILRMLENNMENAEKPEELVIYGGIGKAARNWESYHAIVKSLKELEDDETLVVQSGMPVAVFKTHKYAPTVVMATTNIMKADWPTFYDLQDKNLTMYANYTAAPWEYIGTQGVIQGTFETLSAIARLHYDDSLVGKILLTAGAGGMGGNQTRAMTMHGGVAILCDSNVEIIKRRIEKKFIDVLVDSLDEAIALAKEYAAAGKPLGIAVVGNAADIFEEVLQKGFLPDITTSMTPAHDPISYLPSGYTVEEAEELRDTNRDLYLEKARATMIRELKALIKFLDLGVKSFEYGTSIRKECIDAGMDEKEARRLPGFVAEYIRPLFCEGRGPFRWICLSGEEEDLRKIDDMILEKFSDDLLVTRWIKLAKDHIPIEALPARICYMGFGQRKKFALEVNDMIRRGELAGPVAFSRDNLDSGSIVNPTFESENMKDGGDLISDWPVLNGLLNAVGMCDLIALQANYSMGEAVHTGVTMIADGTAESDMRLEVAMTVDSGIGVIRHAQAGYETARDVANGKGKLTDESIKVPLWWSPKATFGPKDLEKENVKA, encoded by the coding sequence ATGTCAAAACCAGAGATCTTATATTCCGTTAAAGCACAAAGAGGACCAGAGCTGCGTTGTAAGGGCTGGAGACAAGAGTCCATCTTGCGGATGCTTGAAAATAATATGGAAAATGCGGAGAAGCCTGAAGAACTAGTCATTTATGGCGGTATCGGTAAAGCTGCCCGTAACTGGGAGTCTTACCATGCGATTGTAAAATCGTTAAAGGAACTTGAAGATGATGAAACACTAGTTGTTCAATCGGGTATGCCTGTTGCAGTTTTCAAAACCCATAAATATGCGCCAACAGTTGTAATGGCAACAACCAATATTATGAAAGCTGACTGGCCGACTTTTTATGACTTGCAAGATAAGAACTTAACGATGTATGCCAACTATACAGCCGCTCCGTGGGAATATATTGGAACTCAAGGTGTAATTCAAGGGACATTTGAAACGCTTTCTGCGATTGCCCGCTTACATTATGATGATTCACTTGTTGGGAAAATTCTCTTAACAGCCGGTGCGGGCGGTATGGGCGGTAACCAGACAAGAGCGATGACCATGCACGGCGGTGTAGCCATCCTTTGTGACTCTAATGTGGAAATCATTAAGCGCCGAATTGAAAAGAAATTTATTGATGTGTTAGTCGATTCATTAGATGAAGCCATTGCCTTGGCAAAAGAATATGCGGCTGCCGGAAAGCCATTAGGGATTGCTGTTGTCGGAAATGCAGCTGATATTTTTGAAGAAGTTCTGCAAAAAGGATTCCTTCCAGATATTACAACGTCAATGACACCAGCTCATGACCCAATTTCGTATCTTCCATCAGGATATACAGTTGAAGAAGCTGAGGAACTGCGCGATACCAACAGAGACCTTTACTTAGAAAAAGCACGTGCAACAATGATTCGTGAACTAAAAGCACTTATTAAGTTCTTAGACCTTGGAGTTAAGTCATTTGAGTATGGCACAAGTATTCGTAAAGAGTGTATTGATGCAGGTATGGATGAAAAAGAGGCCAGACGTCTTCCAGGCTTCGTCGCAGAATACATTCGTCCTCTCTTCTGTGAAGGCCGTGGACCTTTCCGCTGGATTTGCCTATCTGGTGAGGAAGAAGATTTAAGAAAAATTGATGATATGATTTTAGAAAAATTCAGTGATGACCTGCTTGTAACACGCTGGATCAAGCTTGCAAAAGATCATATTCCAATTGAAGCATTACCTGCACGTATTTGTTATATGGGCTTTGGGCAGCGTAAAAAGTTTGCGTTAGAAGTAAATGATATGATTAGACGCGGAGAGCTTGCCGGTCCAGTTGCTTTCTCTCGTGACAATCTTGACTCCGGTTCTATTGTGAATCCGACATTCGAATCGGAAAATATGAAAGACGGGGGTGACCTTATCTCTGACTGGCCGGTATTAAATGGTCTATTGAATGCTGTTGGAATGTGTGATTTGATTGCCCTGCAAGCCAACTATTCAATGGGTGAAGCCGTTCATACTGGTGTGACGATGATTGCCGATGGAACTGCTGAATCGGATATGAGACTTGAAGTCGCCATGACTGTTGACTCTGGAATCGGTGTAATCCGCCATGCTCAAGCAGGCTATGAAACGGCTCGGGACGTTGCCAACGGGAAAGGGAAACTTACAGACGAAAGCATTAAGGTTCCATTATGGTGGTCACCAAAAGCAACATTTGGTCCAAAAGATTTAGAAAAAGAAAATGTGAAGGCTTAA
- a CDS encoding amino acid permease, with product MENTPLHAAADVKQNEPSGHLQKKLKTRHVSMIALGGTIGTGVFLGTGPAIHAAGPGGVLVAYSIIGIMVYFVMTGLGELATFMPTSGSISTYATRFIDPALGFAFGWNYWLSWAMTLAAELSASVLLMKYWFPDSPSLLWSGLFLALLFLLNILSVKGFGEGEYWFSFIKVATIIIFIVVGTLMIFGIMNGSEPAGFKNFTVGDAPFVGGFLGTLGIFLVAGFSFSGTECIGVAAGETENPVKNIPRAIRSVFWRILLFYILAILIISFLVPYTNESLQSSSVLTSPFTIVFEKAGFALAASVMNAVILTAVLSAGNSCLYVTSRIMYAMARDGQAPRFFTKVSKRGVPVAALVSTSLIGMLAFLASFVGDGKIYLWLMNSVGVTTFIFWLGIALSHYRFRKAYVAQGNSIKDLPYRAKWYPFGPIFAFVICFVILLAQDYQGFTSGNIDWEGVIAAYLGIPVFLTFWLGYKFIKKTKVIPLKECKIDAKEFQH from the coding sequence TTGGAAAATACACCTTTACATGCAGCAGCTGATGTTAAACAAAATGAACCATCTGGCCATCTCCAAAAGAAACTAAAAACACGTCATGTATCGATGATTGCCTTGGGCGGTACAATCGGAACGGGTGTTTTTCTTGGAACCGGACCAGCTATCCACGCAGCAGGACCAGGTGGTGTTTTAGTTGCCTATAGTATTATTGGAATCATGGTATATTTTGTCATGACAGGGCTGGGGGAGCTCGCGACATTTATGCCGACAAGCGGTTCTATTAGCACGTATGCAACACGTTTTATTGATCCTGCATTAGGGTTTGCATTTGGCTGGAACTACTGGCTGTCTTGGGCTATGACCCTTGCAGCAGAATTATCAGCTTCAGTCTTGCTTATGAAATATTGGTTTCCTGATAGTCCGTCACTATTATGGAGCGGGTTGTTTTTAGCATTACTTTTCCTTTTAAATATTTTATCTGTTAAGGGGTTTGGCGAAGGAGAGTACTGGTTTTCGTTTATTAAAGTCGCAACCATTATCATCTTCATCGTTGTTGGGACTTTAATGATTTTTGGAATTATGAATGGCAGCGAGCCAGCTGGATTTAAGAATTTCACTGTTGGCGATGCTCCATTTGTTGGAGGGTTTCTCGGTACATTGGGGATTTTCCTCGTAGCCGGTTTCTCTTTCTCTGGAACAGAATGTATCGGAGTCGCTGCGGGTGAAACGGAGAATCCGGTCAAGAATATTCCTCGTGCGATTCGCAGTGTTTTTTGGCGTATTCTTCTCTTTTACATCTTAGCCATACTCATTATTTCATTTCTTGTTCCATACACGAATGAAAGTCTCCAAAGCTCATCGGTTTTGACGAGTCCATTTACAATTGTTTTTGAAAAAGCTGGATTTGCTTTGGCCGCTTCCGTCATGAATGCAGTCATTCTAACTGCTGTATTATCTGCTGGTAATAGCTGTCTCTATGTAACAAGTAGAATAATGTATGCGATGGCCCGAGACGGCCAAGCGCCAAGGTTTTTTACGAAGGTGAGTAAACGGGGGGTTCCAGTAGCCGCACTAGTTTCTACCTCGTTGATTGGTATGCTGGCATTTTTAGCCTCTTTTGTCGGTGATGGAAAGATCTATCTTTGGTTGATGAACTCTGTCGGAGTGACCACTTTTATATTCTGGCTGGGAATTGCTTTAAGTCATTACCGATTCCGAAAAGCTTACGTTGCACAAGGAAATTCTATTAAAGATCTTCCATATCGCGCAAAATGGTATCCGTTTGGACCAATCTTTGCATTTGTAATTTGTTTTGTGATTTTACTTGCACAGGACTATCAAGGCTTTACATCAGGGAATATCGATTGGGAAGGCGTCATTGCTGCCTACCTTGGTATTCCAGTGTTCCTAACATTTTGGCTTGGTTATAAATTTATTAAGAAAACAAAAGTAATACCATTAAAAGAATGTAAGATAGATGCAAAAGAGTTTCAACACTAA
- the hutI gene encoding imidazolonepropionase, producing MVENERGIKPDLIIRHAAEVITCTGERMEDIGLLTNASIAIKEGKIVGVGSNEEISIRFNSEEADTIDASGKVVAPGFIDSHTHLVFYGTRVEEYSAKLTGKNDLETLKKLGIAAGPNRTVELTRNRPQEELFEQSKKRLMTMLDYGITTVESKSGYGLTTESEIKILEVSRRLNEETPLDVLNTFLGAHGFPENLTKAEYLDVIINEMIPQVAERNLAEFCDVWCDEGYFTSKESELILKAGLQYGMKPKIHADAYSYIGGTDLAAEMKMVSVDHLNYTPVEVMEKLAKAKVTGVLMPSLDFAVSHKRPFEARKMLDLGMCIALATDLCPASYTQSMQFVIVLACKLYQFSVEEAIKAATYGGARALDLVDRGVIQEGKLADLQIWDVPTYKHIAYELGTNIVETVIKNGKVVVNR from the coding sequence ATGGTTGAAAATGAACGAGGCATAAAACCTGACCTAATTATTCGTCATGCGGCAGAAGTTATCACCTGTACAGGGGAGCGCATGGAGGATATAGGCCTACTGACAAATGCGTCCATTGCAATAAAGGAAGGGAAGATTGTGGGTGTCGGTTCCAATGAGGAAATCAGCATAAGATTTAACTCTGAAGAAGCGGATACCATCGATGCCTCTGGGAAAGTTGTTGCCCCGGGCTTTATCGATTCCCACACTCATTTAGTTTTTTATGGTACTCGGGTGGAAGAGTATAGTGCAAAGCTGACAGGGAAAAATGATCTCGAAACATTAAAAAAACTCGGCATTGCCGCAGGCCCTAACCGGACAGTTGAGTTAACAAGAAACCGGCCCCAAGAAGAGTTATTTGAACAATCAAAGAAACGCCTTATGACCATGCTGGACTATGGGATTACGACGGTCGAAAGTAAAAGCGGTTACGGATTAACCACTGAAAGTGAAATCAAAATCTTAGAAGTAAGCAGGAGGTTAAATGAAGAAACACCGCTTGATGTACTCAATACATTTTTAGGAGCCCATGGGTTTCCGGAAAATCTCACAAAAGCTGAGTATCTTGATGTGATTATTAATGAAATGATTCCACAAGTGGCTGAACGGAATTTGGCGGAATTTTGTGATGTTTGGTGTGATGAGGGATATTTTACCTCCAAGGAATCGGAATTAATTTTAAAAGCAGGTTTGCAGTATGGTATGAAACCAAAAATTCATGCGGATGCCTATTCCTATATTGGCGGTACCGACCTTGCGGCTGAGATGAAAATGGTGTCCGTCGATCATTTAAATTATACACCAGTGGAAGTGATGGAAAAGCTTGCAAAAGCAAAAGTAACAGGAGTATTAATGCCTTCCCTAGATTTTGCAGTGAGTCATAAACGCCCGTTTGAGGCACGGAAAATGCTTGATTTAGGTATGTGCATCGCCTTGGCAACCGATCTTTGCCCGGCAAGCTATACCCAATCCATGCAATTTGTCATCGTACTTGCATGTAAGCTTTATCAATTCTCTGTCGAGGAAGCGATCAAGGCTGCTACTTATGGTGGAGCTAGGGCGCTTGACCTTGTAGATAGAGGAGTTATTCAGGAAGGGAAACTAGCTGACCTGCAAATTTGGGATGTCCCAACCTATAAGCATATTGCATATGAGCTAGGAACGAACATTGTGGAAACAGTGATTAAAAACGGGAAGGTTGTCGTGAATCGCTAG
- a CDS encoding M20/M25/M40 family metallo-hydrolase translates to MKTNQVSSAVDHVNAERLQELFLELAKINAPSGKESHVADYLKKVLPELGFTLEFDEAHKNFNGEVGNLIAWHEGTDPKVPPLFFSTHMDTVLPTEGLKPVIKDGVIYSDGTTILGADDRAALAAYLEAIRAIIESGVPHGPIELILTVNEQPGLVGATYMDYSKAKSKTGYIFDSSGDVGQIILKGPYSSRIWMEVQGNAAHIALNAEEGNSAILLAAEGLANMRLGAIDEETLANIGIIKGGELTSIIPGSVTIAGEVRSFSKEKLDAQLKHMEEVMEQAVVKKGGKVTVKIEKKYLGFDIAKEDILVKTANEAAHNIKVKPYLTETLGGADTNVLNEHGLTCLTLGLGFQNIHSFRECISIENLINTGRLTAALIEQWYENHKTE, encoded by the coding sequence TTGAAAACGAATCAAGTATCAAGTGCAGTCGATCATGTAAATGCTGAACGTTTACAAGAGCTATTTCTTGAACTGGCAAAAATAAATGCACCAAGCGGGAAAGAAAGCCATGTGGCGGATTATTTGAAAAAAGTGCTGCCAGAGCTTGGCTTTACATTGGAATTTGATGAGGCACATAAAAATTTTAACGGGGAAGTTGGAAACCTCATTGCCTGGCATGAGGGAACAGATCCTAAGGTCCCTCCGTTATTTTTCTCGACACATATGGATACGGTATTGCCAACGGAAGGACTGAAGCCTGTTATTAAGGATGGCGTGATTTATTCAGATGGCACGACCATTTTAGGTGCGGATGACCGTGCTGCATTAGCTGCTTATTTGGAAGCCATTCGGGCAATCATTGAAAGCGGTGTTCCGCATGGTCCGATTGAATTGATTCTGACTGTCAATGAACAGCCTGGTCTTGTGGGCGCTACTTATATGGATTACAGTAAGGCGAAAAGTAAAACAGGCTATATTTTTGATAGCAGCGGGGATGTTGGTCAAATTATTCTAAAAGGGCCTTATAGCAGCCGCATCTGGATGGAAGTACAAGGGAATGCCGCCCATATTGCGCTAAATGCGGAGGAAGGAAATAGTGCTATTCTTCTTGCCGCAGAAGGATTAGCAAACATGAGGCTCGGGGCAATTGACGAAGAAACCCTAGCCAATATCGGGATTATTAAAGGCGGAGAGCTAACCTCCATCATTCCGGGCAGTGTCACTATTGCGGGGGAAGTCCGCAGTTTTTCTAAAGAAAAGCTGGATGCACAGTTAAAACATATGGAAGAAGTGATGGAACAGGCCGTAGTGAAAAAAGGCGGTAAGGTAACGGTCAAAATTGAGAAAAAATACCTTGGCTTTGATATTGCCAAGGAAGATATATTAGTAAAAACAGCGAATGAGGCGGCCCACAATATTAAGGTAAAACCATATTTAACGGAAACATTGGGCGGCGCTGATACTAATGTATTAAATGAACATGGGTTAACCTGTTTGACACTTGGATTAGGATTCCAAAATATTCATTCTTTCAGAGAGTGTATCAGCATTGAAAATCTAATAAACACAGGCAGATTGACTGCGGCATTGATTGAGCAGTGGTATGAAAACCATAAAACAGAATAG
- the hutH gene encoding histidine ammonia-lyase, whose product MGSKELVGLKLVELDGVTLDRYKVQSIADYDAQVGIPEQNWLRVRASRERVEKQINDGKVVYGVNTGFGKLSDIEIDREDIAKLQLNLLRADAVGVGEPLPIPVVRAMMTLRANSLAKGYSGIKEETLQLLIDMINRGVHPVVPCKGSVGASGDLAPLSHIAIVLVGEGKAEYKGEILPGAEALKRAGLKPVSLEAKEGLALINGTQAMSAVGTIALNEAERVGLAADMAASLTMEALNGVISAFDSELLAVRPHPELEFVASRMRKWLEGSKRITRQGEIRIQDAYSIRCIPQVHGASWQAFNYVNERLSVEMNSTTDNPIVLENGEILSGGHFHGQPIALSMDFLKVAAAEWANISERRTERLVNPQLSGLSPFLATDPGLECGLMVAQYAAASLVSENKVLAHPASVDSIPTSANQEDHVSMGTIASRQAREIIHNSARVIAIEMICASQAIYLEKAEKELAPATRAYLEKIREICPPLESDRAISDQMEELAQFVLRDQSLLSL is encoded by the coding sequence ATGGGCAGCAAAGAATTAGTTGGGTTAAAATTGGTAGAATTAGATGGGGTTACATTGGACCGCTATAAAGTACAAAGTATTGCGGATTATGATGCGCAGGTAGGGATACCGGAACAGAATTGGCTGCGGGTTCGGGCAAGCCGCGAACGGGTTGAAAAACAAATCAATGATGGAAAAGTAGTTTATGGTGTGAATACGGGCTTCGGAAAACTGAGTGATATCGAAATTGACCGCGAAGATATTGCCAAATTACAACTGAATTTATTGCGTGCCGATGCTGTCGGTGTTGGGGAGCCTCTTCCAATTCCAGTGGTAAGAGCAATGATGACGTTAAGAGCCAACTCACTTGCGAAGGGGTATTCTGGAATTAAAGAAGAAACATTACAGCTCCTAATTGATATGATTAACAGGGGTGTTCATCCGGTTGTTCCTTGTAAGGGATCGGTCGGTGCGAGCGGCGATTTAGCACCGCTTTCCCATATTGCCATTGTGTTAGTTGGCGAGGGGAAAGCGGAATATAAAGGAGAAATTCTTCCTGGTGCAGAAGCGCTAAAACGCGCTGGGCTAAAACCGGTTTCCTTAGAAGCGAAGGAAGGTCTGGCCCTCATCAATGGAACACAAGCGATGTCGGCTGTTGGTACGATTGCACTTAATGAGGCGGAACGTGTTGGTTTAGCGGCAGATATGGCAGCAAGCTTAACTATGGAGGCGCTAAACGGGGTAATCTCCGCATTTGACAGTGAACTATTAGCTGTCAGGCCCCATCCGGAGCTAGAATTCGTTGCTTCTCGAATGAGGAAATGGCTGGAGGGCAGCAAACGGATTACCCGACAAGGAGAAATCCGCATCCAAGATGCGTACTCCATTCGTTGTATTCCTCAAGTCCATGGCGCATCATGGCAGGCGTTTAATTATGTGAATGAGCGTTTAAGTGTAGAAATGAACTCTACGACGGATAATCCGATTGTTCTAGAAAATGGAGAAATTCTATCAGGAGGTCACTTCCACGGCCAGCCAATTGCGTTATCAATGGACTTTTTGAAAGTTGCGGCGGCAGAGTGGGCGAATATTTCCGAGCGAAGAACAGAACGGCTTGTCAACCCGCAATTAAGCGGTTTGTCCCCATTTTTAGCAACTGACCCAGGGTTAGAATGCGGTTTGATGGTTGCCCAATATGCTGCAGCATCACTTGTTTCTGAAAATAAAGTCCTTGCCCACCCGGCAAGCGTTGATTCCATTCCGACATCTGCAAACCAAGAGGACCACGTCAGCATGGGCACCATTGCTTCCCGTCAAGCAAGAGAAATTATTCACAATTCAGCAAGAGTCATAGCGATTGAAATGATTTGTGCATCTCAGGCGATTTATTTGGAAAAAGCCGAAAAAGAATTAGCACCGGCAACACGTGCTTATTTAGAAAAAATTCGTGAAATCTGTCCGCCCCTTGAAAGCGACCGAGCAATTTCCGATCAAATGGAGGAACTGGCACAATTTGTATTAAGGGATCAATCATTACTTTCATTATGA
- a CDS encoding FusB/FusC family EF-G-binding protein, translated as MMDEKFIKNEQFNFIKRQVDLIKDSYKKNTDPSVIKAVRELANAQILELFPHAAGEQAERLDLSKWKTDAEFDQYLQALAKCLIPFPTLTEQQVKKMFPKAKKLKVPNLLAFDFEKMTYLSWSDISTNKKFIIYELNKNLMGIECKYSILNKDNICSFCNRFGKVAFITTITKAKKSNNPDYYKAIGNYICLDSAECNKKITSVAYLTEFLEESNRKHA; from the coding sequence ATGATGGACGAAAAATTTATTAAGAATGAACAATTTAATTTTATAAAACGGCAAGTGGATTTGATAAAGGATAGTTATAAAAAAAATACTGACCCAAGTGTCATTAAGGCTGTCAGGGAACTGGCCAATGCTCAAATTCTTGAGCTTTTTCCACATGCTGCAGGGGAACAAGCTGAAAGGCTGGACCTTTCAAAATGGAAAACGGATGCTGAGTTTGATCAATATCTTCAAGCGTTAGCCAAATGTTTGATCCCCTTTCCAACACTTACCGAGCAGCAGGTGAAAAAAATGTTTCCAAAAGCCAAGAAGCTAAAGGTACCGAATTTATTGGCTTTTGATTTTGAGAAGATGACCTACCTAAGCTGGTCTGATATCAGCACTAACAAAAAATTTATTATTTACGAGCTGAATAAGAATTTGATGGGAATTGAATGTAAATACTCAATTTTAAATAAGGACAATATCTGTTCGTTCTGTAATCGTTTTGGTAAAGTAGCTTTTATTACCACAATCACCAAAGCTAAAAAGTCCAATAACCCCGATTACTATAAAGCGATTGGAAACTATATCTGCCTAGACAGTGCTGAATGCAATAAAAAAATAACCAGCGTTGCCTATTTGACTGAGTTTTTAGAGGAATCGAATCGGAAACATGCTTAA
- a CDS encoding CD3324 family protein yields MKYVNASNILPKKLIAEIQKYVQGETLYIPKPEKTYRKWGSCSGARKFIDERNASIKHSFSIGTSIHQLADEYFLSIETIKKIVYSQRKKDDL; encoded by the coding sequence ATGAAATATGTAAACGCAAGTAACATCTTACCTAAAAAACTGATTGCAGAAATTCAAAAATATGTTCAAGGGGAAACCCTTTATATCCCTAAACCGGAAAAAACCTACCGGAAATGGGGAAGTTGTTCAGGGGCAAGAAAGTTCATTGATGAACGAAATGCCTCAATCAAACATTCATTTTCTATTGGAACAAGCATCCACCAGTTAGCGGATGAGTATTTTCTATCCATCGAGACCATCAAAAAAATAGTGTACTCGCAGAGAAAAAAGGATGACTTATAA